In the Telopea speciosissima isolate NSW1024214 ecotype Mountain lineage chromosome 2, Tspe_v1, whole genome shotgun sequence genome, one interval contains:
- the LOC122653051 gene encoding COBW domain-containing protein 1-like codes for MAAMSMDIAATFIGLAKRQANTLRVRTTVFPVSWGTKLHQSRSYRTSVVDLKMISTFSKPKRRIRMFTAAATTTESGNSDVLTNIPPDDRIPATIITGFLGSGKTTLLNHILTAEHGKRIALIENEFGEVDIDGSLVAAKTTGAEDIIMLNNGCLCCTVRGDLVRMILELVEKKRGNFDHIVIETTGLANPSPIIQTFYAEDEVFNAVKLDGVVTLVDAKHAGIHLDEIKPKGVVNEAVEQIAYADRIIVNKTDLVTEPEIATLIQRIKNINGMAHLKRTQFGQVDLDYVLGIGGFDLERIESVVNAEDSKEDHEDHTSHDHDHHHHHEHDHKHEHADHHHHTHDPGVSSVSIVCEGSLDLEKANMWLGTLLLERSDDIYRMKGLLSVEGMNERFVFQGVHDIFQGSPDRLWASDEPRINKIVFIGKNLDSQALEKGFKACLL; via the exons ATGGCTGCAATGTCTATGGACATAGCGGCTACCTTCATTGGATTAGCGAAGCGGCAGGCGAACACGCTTAGGGTTCGGACTACAGTATTCCCTGTTTCATGGGGAACTAAACTTCATCAATCTCGGAGTTACCGAACATCTGTAGTCGACTTAAAAATGATTTCCACTTTCTCAAAACCGAAGAGACGTATTCGCATGTTTACTGCAGCAGCTACCACAACTGAGAGCGGGAACTCGGATGTTTTAACCAATATTCCTCCTGATGATCGTATTCCTGCCACAATAATCACGGGGTTCTTAGGGTCTGGAAAG ACAACTTTACTAAACCATATCTTGACTGCTGAGCACGGAAAGCGCATTGCATTGATTGAGAATGAG TTTGGTGAAGTGGACATTGATGGTTCTCTGGTCGCTGCCAAAACCACTGGGGCTGAGGACATAATCATGCTCAATAATGGTTGTCTCTGCTGCACTGTGAGGGGTGATCTTGTTCGGATGATTTTGGAGTTGgtggaaaaaaagagaggaaatttTGACCACATAGTGATAGAGACTACTG GATTAGCAAATCCATCACCAATCATCCAGACATTTTATGCGGAGGATGAAGTTTTTAATGCTGTCAAACTGGATGGTGTTGTAACCCTGGTTGATGCAAAACATGCCGGTATTCACCTTGATGAGATTAAGCCCAAGGGTGTAGTCAATGAGGCAGTTGAACAAATTGCTTATGCTGATCGTATTATAGTAAACAAG ACTGACCTTGTCACTGAACCAGAAATTGCTACCCTGATCCAGCGTATAAAG AACATAAATGGCATGGCTCATTTAAAGCGAACTCAATTTGGCCAAGTTGATTTGGATTATGTTCTTGGGATTGGAGGCTTTGATTTGGAGAG GATTGAGAGTGTAGTTAATGCGGAGGACTCAAAGGAAGATCATGAAGACCATACAAGTCATGACCatgaccaccaccatcatcatgaACATGACCATAAACACG AACATGCTGATCACCATCATCACACTCATGATCCTGGGGTTTCTTCTGTCAGCATAGTTTGTGAAGGGAGTTTGGATCTTGAGAAG GCCAATATGTGGTTGGGTACATTACTATTGGAGCGTAGTGATGATATATATCGAATGAAAGGTCTCTTGTCTGTCGAGGGTATGAATGAGAGATTCGTTTTTCAA GGAGTTCATGACATATTCCAAGGTTCTCCAGATCGATTGTGGGCCTCAGATGAACCTAGAATAAACAAGATTGTTTTCATAGGGAAGAACTTGGATTCACAGGCTTTGGAGAAAGGATTCAAAGCTTGTTTACTGTGA